From one Salmo salar chromosome ssa09, Ssal_v3.1, whole genome shotgun sequence genomic stretch:
- the ctbp1 gene encoding C-terminal-binding protein 1 isoform X1 produces MGSSHLLNKGLPLGIRPPIMNGPMHPRPLVALLDGRDCTIEMPILKDVATVAFCDAQSTQEIHEKVLNEAVGALVYHTITLMREDLDKFKALRIIVRIGSGFDNIDIKSAGDLGIAVCNMPAASVEETADSTLCHILNLYRRTTWLHQALREGTRVQSVEQIREVASGAARIRGETLGIIGLGRVGQAVALRAKAFGFNVIFYDPYLSDGVERALGLQRVNTLQDLLFHSDCVTLHCSLNEHNHHLINDFTIKQMRQGAFLVNTARGGLVEEKALAQALKEGRIRGAALDVHETEPFGFNQGPLKDAPNLICTPHAAWYSEQASIEMREEAAREIRRAISGRIPDSLKNCVNKEFLSQTSHWASMTPAVSHPEVNGAYRYPPGVVSLASGGLPPPVEGIVPSAVPITHSLSSAAHPPRAPSPGQPGKAELDREQHPNDQL; encoded by the exons ATGGGAAGCTCGCATTTGCTGAACAAAGGCTTGCCTTTAG GCATCCGGCCCCCAATTATGAACGGGCCCATGCACCCCCGGCCCCTGGTGGCCCTGCTGGACGGGCGTGACTGCACCATAGAGATGCCCATCCTGAAAGACGTGGCCACTGTGGCCTTCTGTGATGCCCAGTCCACCCAGGAGATCCATGAGAAG GTACTGAACGAGGCTGTAGGAGCTCTGGTGTATCACACCATCACACTAATGAGGGAGGACCTTGACAAATTCAAGGCACTGCGGATCATTGTTCGCATAGGCAGCGGCTTCGACAACATCGATATCAAGTCAGCTGGAGATTTAG GGATAGCAGTGTGTAACATGCCAGCAGCATCGGTGGAGGAGACAGCGGACTCCACACTGTGTCACATCCTTAACCTGTACAGACGGACCACGTGGCTCCACCAGGCGCTGCGCGAGGGCACCCGGGTCCAGAGTGTGGAGCAGATCAGGGAGGTGGCGTCTGGGGCGGCGCGGATCCGTGGGGAGACACTTGGCATCATCGGCCTCG GTCGTGTTGGCCAGGCTGTAGCACTGAGAGCCAAAGCCTTTGGGTTTAATGTGATATTCTATGACCCGTACCTGTCTGACGGAGTGGAGCGAGCCCTGGGCCTGCAGCGCGTCAACACCCTCCAGGACCTGCTCTTCCACAGCGACTGTGTCACCCTCCACTGCAGCCTCAACGAGCACAACCACCACCTCATCAACGACTTTACCATCAAACAG ATGCGCCAGGGTGCGTTCCTGGTTAACACGGCCCGAGGGGGGCTGGTGGAGGAGAAAGCCCTGGCTCAGGCCCTGAAAGAGGGGAGGATCCGAGGAGCGGCCCTGGACGTCCACGAGACAGAGCCCTTCGG TTTCAACCAGGGCCCTCTGAAAGATGCTCCAAACCTCATCTGTACTCCCCACGCTGCCTGGTACAGTGAACAGGCTTCTattgagatgagagaggaggcagCCAGGGAGATCCGCCGAGCCATTTCAG GTCGTATTCCAGACAGCCTGAAGAACTGTGTGAATAAGGAGTTCCTTAGCCAGACTAGTCACTGGGCCAGTATGACCCCTGCTGTCAGTCACCCTGAGGTCAATGGGGCATACAG aTACCCTCCTGGTGTTGTGAGTTTGGCCTCTGGGGGGCTCCCTCCGCCTGTAGAGGGGATCGTTCCTAGTGCCGTGCCCATCACACACAGCCTGTCCAGCGCCGCCCACCCCCCTCGCGCCCCCTCGCCGGGCCAGCCGGGAAAAGCAGAGTTGGACAGAGAGCAGCACCCCAACGACCAGTTGTAG
- the ctbp1 gene encoding C-terminal-binding protein 1 isoform X2, with protein MQGIRPPIMNGPMHPRPLVALLDGRDCTIEMPILKDVATVAFCDAQSTQEIHEKVLNEAVGALVYHTITLMREDLDKFKALRIIVRIGSGFDNIDIKSAGDLGIAVCNMPAASVEETADSTLCHILNLYRRTTWLHQALREGTRVQSVEQIREVASGAARIRGETLGIIGLGRVGQAVALRAKAFGFNVIFYDPYLSDGVERALGLQRVNTLQDLLFHSDCVTLHCSLNEHNHHLINDFTIKQMRQGAFLVNTARGGLVEEKALAQALKEGRIRGAALDVHETEPFGFNQGPLKDAPNLICTPHAAWYSEQASIEMREEAAREIRRAISGRIPDSLKNCVNKEFLSQTSHWASMTPAVSHPEVNGAYRYPPGVVSLASGGLPPPVEGIVPSAVPITHSLSSAAHPPRAPSPGQPGKAELDREQHPNDQL; from the exons ATGCAAG GCATCCGGCCCCCAATTATGAACGGGCCCATGCACCCCCGGCCCCTGGTGGCCCTGCTGGACGGGCGTGACTGCACCATAGAGATGCCCATCCTGAAAGACGTGGCCACTGTGGCCTTCTGTGATGCCCAGTCCACCCAGGAGATCCATGAGAAG GTACTGAACGAGGCTGTAGGAGCTCTGGTGTATCACACCATCACACTAATGAGGGAGGACCTTGACAAATTCAAGGCACTGCGGATCATTGTTCGCATAGGCAGCGGCTTCGACAACATCGATATCAAGTCAGCTGGAGATTTAG GGATAGCAGTGTGTAACATGCCAGCAGCATCGGTGGAGGAGACAGCGGACTCCACACTGTGTCACATCCTTAACCTGTACAGACGGACCACGTGGCTCCACCAGGCGCTGCGCGAGGGCACCCGGGTCCAGAGTGTGGAGCAGATCAGGGAGGTGGCGTCTGGGGCGGCGCGGATCCGTGGGGAGACACTTGGCATCATCGGCCTCG GTCGTGTTGGCCAGGCTGTAGCACTGAGAGCCAAAGCCTTTGGGTTTAATGTGATATTCTATGACCCGTACCTGTCTGACGGAGTGGAGCGAGCCCTGGGCCTGCAGCGCGTCAACACCCTCCAGGACCTGCTCTTCCACAGCGACTGTGTCACCCTCCACTGCAGCCTCAACGAGCACAACCACCACCTCATCAACGACTTTACCATCAAACAG ATGCGCCAGGGTGCGTTCCTGGTTAACACGGCCCGAGGGGGGCTGGTGGAGGAGAAAGCCCTGGCTCAGGCCCTGAAAGAGGGGAGGATCCGAGGAGCGGCCCTGGACGTCCACGAGACAGAGCCCTTCGG TTTCAACCAGGGCCCTCTGAAAGATGCTCCAAACCTCATCTGTACTCCCCACGCTGCCTGGTACAGTGAACAGGCTTCTattgagatgagagaggaggcagCCAGGGAGATCCGCCGAGCCATTTCAG GTCGTATTCCAGACAGCCTGAAGAACTGTGTGAATAAGGAGTTCCTTAGCCAGACTAGTCACTGGGCCAGTATGACCCCTGCTGTCAGTCACCCTGAGGTCAATGGGGCATACAG aTACCCTCCTGGTGTTGTGAGTTTGGCCTCTGGGGGGCTCCCTCCGCCTGTAGAGGGGATCGTTCCTAGTGCCGTGCCCATCACACACAGCCTGTCCAGCGCCGCCCACCCCCCTCGCGCCCCCTCGCCGGGCCAGCCGGGAAAAGCAGAGTTGGACAGAGAGCAGCACCCCAACGACCAGTTGTAG
- the ctbp1 gene encoding C-terminal-binding protein 1 isoform X3 has protein sequence MNGPMHPRPLVALLDGRDCTIEMPILKDVATVAFCDAQSTQEIHEKVLNEAVGALVYHTITLMREDLDKFKALRIIVRIGSGFDNIDIKSAGDLGIAVCNMPAASVEETADSTLCHILNLYRRTTWLHQALREGTRVQSVEQIREVASGAARIRGETLGIIGLGRVGQAVALRAKAFGFNVIFYDPYLSDGVERALGLQRVNTLQDLLFHSDCVTLHCSLNEHNHHLINDFTIKQMRQGAFLVNTARGGLVEEKALAQALKEGRIRGAALDVHETEPFGFNQGPLKDAPNLICTPHAAWYSEQASIEMREEAAREIRRAISGRIPDSLKNCVNKEFLSQTSHWASMTPAVSHPEVNGAYRYPPGVVSLASGGLPPPVEGIVPSAVPITHSLSSAAHPPRAPSPGQPGKAELDREQHPNDQL, from the exons ATGAACGGGCCCATGCACCCCCGGCCCCTGGTGGCCCTGCTGGACGGGCGTGACTGCACCATAGAGATGCCCATCCTGAAAGACGTGGCCACTGTGGCCTTCTGTGATGCCCAGTCCACCCAGGAGATCCATGAGAAG GTACTGAACGAGGCTGTAGGAGCTCTGGTGTATCACACCATCACACTAATGAGGGAGGACCTTGACAAATTCAAGGCACTGCGGATCATTGTTCGCATAGGCAGCGGCTTCGACAACATCGATATCAAGTCAGCTGGAGATTTAG GGATAGCAGTGTGTAACATGCCAGCAGCATCGGTGGAGGAGACAGCGGACTCCACACTGTGTCACATCCTTAACCTGTACAGACGGACCACGTGGCTCCACCAGGCGCTGCGCGAGGGCACCCGGGTCCAGAGTGTGGAGCAGATCAGGGAGGTGGCGTCTGGGGCGGCGCGGATCCGTGGGGAGACACTTGGCATCATCGGCCTCG GTCGTGTTGGCCAGGCTGTAGCACTGAGAGCCAAAGCCTTTGGGTTTAATGTGATATTCTATGACCCGTACCTGTCTGACGGAGTGGAGCGAGCCCTGGGCCTGCAGCGCGTCAACACCCTCCAGGACCTGCTCTTCCACAGCGACTGTGTCACCCTCCACTGCAGCCTCAACGAGCACAACCACCACCTCATCAACGACTTTACCATCAAACAG ATGCGCCAGGGTGCGTTCCTGGTTAACACGGCCCGAGGGGGGCTGGTGGAGGAGAAAGCCCTGGCTCAGGCCCTGAAAGAGGGGAGGATCCGAGGAGCGGCCCTGGACGTCCACGAGACAGAGCCCTTCGG TTTCAACCAGGGCCCTCTGAAAGATGCTCCAAACCTCATCTGTACTCCCCACGCTGCCTGGTACAGTGAACAGGCTTCTattgagatgagagaggaggcagCCAGGGAGATCCGCCGAGCCATTTCAG GTCGTATTCCAGACAGCCTGAAGAACTGTGTGAATAAGGAGTTCCTTAGCCAGACTAGTCACTGGGCCAGTATGACCCCTGCTGTCAGTCACCCTGAGGTCAATGGGGCATACAG aTACCCTCCTGGTGTTGTGAGTTTGGCCTCTGGGGGGCTCCCTCCGCCTGTAGAGGGGATCGTTCCTAGTGCCGTGCCCATCACACACAGCCTGTCCAGCGCCGCCCACCCCCCTCGCGCCCCCTCGCCGGGCCAGCCGGGAAAAGCAGAGTTGGACAGAGAGCAGCACCCCAACGACCAGTTGTAG
- the ctbp1 gene encoding C-terminal-binding protein 1 (The RefSeq protein has 1 frameshift compared to this genomic sequence) codes for MGSSHLLNKGLPLGIRPPIMNGPMHPRPLVALLDGRDCTIEMPILKDVATVAFCDAQSTQEIHEKVLNEAVGALVYHTITLMREDLDKFKALRIIVRIGSGFDNIDIKSAGDLGIAVCNMPAASVEETADSTLCHILNLYRRTTWLHQALREGTRVQSVEQIREVASGAARIRGETLGIIGLGRVGQAVALRAKAFGFNVIFYDPYLSDGVERALGLQRVTPSRTCSSTATVSPSTAASTSTTTTSSTTLPSNRCARVRSWLTRPEGGWWRRKPWLRP; via the exons ATGGGAAGCTCGCATTTGCTGAACAAAGGCTTGCCTTTAG GCATCCGGCCCCCAATTATGAACGGGCCCATGCACCCCCGGCCCCTGGTGGCCCTGCTGGACGGGCGTGACTGCACCATAGAGATGCCCATCCTGAAAGACGTGGCCACTGTGGCCTTCTGTGATGCCCAGTCCACCCAGGAGATCCATGAGAAG GTACTGAACGAGGCTGTAGGAGCTCTGGTGTATCACACCATCACACTAATGAGGGAGGACCTTGACAAATTCAAGGCACTGCGGATCATTGTTCGCATAGGCAGCGGCTTCGACAACATCGATATCAAGTCAGCTGGAGATTTAG GGATAGCAGTGTGTAACATGCCAGCAGCATCGGTGGAGGAGACAGCGGACTCCACACTGTGTCACATCCTTAACCTGTACAGACGGACCACGTGGCTCCACCAGGCGCTGCGCGAGGGCACCCGGGTCCAGAGTGTGGAGCAGATCAGGGAGGTGGCGTCTGGGGCGGCGCGGATCCGTGGGGAGACACTTGGCATCATCGGCCTCG GTCGTGTTGGCCAGGCTGTAGCACTGAGAGCCAAAGCCTTTGGGTTTAATGTGATATTCTATGACCCGTACCTGTCTGACGGAGTGGAGCGAGCCCTGGGCCTGCAGCGCGTCA CACCCTCCAGGACCTGCTCTTCCACAGCGACTGTGTCACCCTCCACTGCAGCCTCAACGAGCACAACCACCACCTCATCAACGACTTTACCATCAAACAG ATGCGCCAGGGTGCGTTCCTGGTTAACACGGCCCGAGGGGGGCTGGTGGAGGAGAAAGCCCTGGCTCAGGCCCTGA
- the LOC106612003 gene encoding E3 ubiquitin-protein transferase MAEA, giving the protein MKMAVQETAAQLSMALKVQEYPTLKVPYETLNKRFRAAQKNIDRETSHVTMVVAELEKTLSSFPVVDSVVSLLDGVVEKLSALKRKAAESIQAEDESAKLCKRRIEHLKEHSSDQPVGVNVWKKKRMDRMMVEHLLRCGYYNTAVKLARQSGIEDLVNIEMFLTAKEVEESLERQETATCLAWCHDNKSRLRKMKSCLEFSLRIQEFIELIRQNKRMDAVRHARKHFSQAEGGQLDEVRQVMGMLAFPSDTHISPYKDLLDPARWKMLIQQFRYDNYRLHQLGNNSVFTITLQAGLSAIKTPQCYKEDGTSKNPDCPVCSKSLNKLAQPLPMAHCANSRLVCKISGEVMNENNPPMMLPNGYVYGYNSLLSIRQDDKVICPRTKEVFSFSQAEKVYIM; this is encoded by the exons ATGAAGATGGCGGTGCAAGAGACAGCTGCCCAACTATCCATGGCGCTGAAGGTTCAAGAGTATCCCACTTTGAAG GTACCATATGAAACTCTGAACAAGCGCTTCAGAGCTGCACAGAAGAACATTGACCGGGAGACGAGTCACGtaaccatggtggtggcagagcTGGAGAAGACCCTCAGCAGTTTCCCAGTGGTGGATTCTGTGGTGTCCCTTCTAGATGGGGTGGTGGAGAAGCTCAGTGCCCTGAAGAGGAAG GCTGCTGAGTCCATCCAGGCGGAGGATGAGAGTGCTAAGCTGTGTAAGCGGAGGATTGAACACCTGAAGGAACACAGCAGCGACCAGCCAGTGGGCGTCAATGTCTGGAAAAAGAAACGAATGGACCGCATGATGGTGGAACACTTGCTGCGGTGTGGCTATTACAACACAGCGGTCAAACTGGCACGGCAAAGTGGCATTGAG GACCTGGTCAACATTGAGATGTTCCTCACAGCCAAAGAGGTggaggagtcgctagagcgacaGGAAACCGCCACCTGTTTGGCCTGGTGTCATGACAACAAATCACGCCTCCGCAAGATGAAG AGCTGTTTGGAGTTTAGTCTGCGAATCCAGGAGTTTATCGAGCTCATCCGACAGAACAAGCGCATGGACGCCGTCAG ACATGCGCGGAAGCACTTCAGCCAAGCAGAGGGGGGTCAGCTGGATGAGGTGCGGCAGGTGATGGGTATGCTGGCGTTCCCCTCAGACACCCATATCTCCCCTTATAAG GATCTCCTGGACCCTGCCCGCTGGAAAATGCTGATCCAACAGTTCAGATACGACAACTACAGATTACATCAGCTGGGCAACAACTCTGTGTTTACCATCACACTCCAGGCTGGCCTGTCTGCTATCAAAACTCC TCAGTGTTATAAGGAGGATGGCACCTCTAAAAACCCTGACTGCCCCGTGTGCAGCAAGTCCCTGAACAAACTGGCCCAGCCCCTGCCCATGGCACACTGTGCCAACTCCCGTCTGGTGTGCAAAATCTCTGGGGAGGTGATGAATGAGAATAACCCACCCATGATGCTGCCCAACGGCTATGTTTACGGATACAAC TCTCTTCTATCCATTCGTCAAGATGACAAGGTGATCTGCCCCAGAACCAAAGAAGTCTTCAGCTTCTCCCAAGCTGAGAAGGTGTACATCATGTGA